Proteins from a single region of Caldisericaceae bacterium:
- a CDS encoding glycine--tRNA ligase subunit alpha — protein sequence QEIIFKLENFWQKQGCVILPPFDQEIGAGTLSPYTFLKVIGKKPWKVAYVQPSRRPADGRYGENPNRLYMHHQFQVIIKPPLENIKEIYLDSLRYLGLKLSKHEVKFIEDNWETAVLGAQGVGWEVRLDGLEITQFTYFQLAAGLTLEPVSVEITYGLERLAMFIQGKDNVFDIQWNETTTYGDLRKNEEREECIYAFDESDSKLLFNLFDKYENEAKRILGKSIVIPGYTYLLKCSHVFNLLEARGVISINERANMIGRMRNLAEMAAKIILKREVEDERFSV from the coding sequence TCCAAGAAATAATTTTTAAATTGGAGAATTTTTGGCAAAAACAGGGGTGTGTTATTCTTCCTCCTTTTGACCAAGAGATTGGTGCTGGAACATTAAGTCCCTATACTTTCCTTAAGGTTATTGGCAAAAAACCTTGGAAAGTAGCGTATGTGCAGCCTTCAAGAAGACCTGCAGATGGAAGGTATGGAGAAAATCCCAACAGGCTCTATATGCACCATCAGTTTCAGGTAATTATTAAACCACCACTTGAGAATATCAAAGAAATATATCTCGATAGTTTGAGATATTTGGGACTTAAATTATCTAAACATGAAGTTAAATTCATTGAAGACAACTGGGAAACAGCTGTTCTTGGAGCACAGGGAGTTGGATGGGAGGTAAGACTCGATGGTTTAGAGATTACGCAATTTACTTACTTCCAACTTGCAGCAGGCTTAACATTAGAGCCCGTCTCAGTTGAAATTACGTATGGTCTTGAGAGACTTGCAATGTTTATACAGGGAAAAGATAACGTCTTCGATATCCAATGGAACGAAACAACGACTTACGGTGATTTAAGAAAAAATGAGGAAAGAGAAGAATGTATATACGCATTTGATGAATCTGATTCTAAACTCTTATTTAACTTGTTTGATAAATACGAAAACGAAGCAAAAAGGATACTGGGAAAGAGTATCGTTATTCCAGGCTATACATATTTATTGAAATGTTCTCATGTTTTTAATCTCCTTGAAGCAAGAGGAGTGATAAGTATAAATGAGAGAGCCAATATGATTGGAAGAATGAGAAATCTTGCAGAAATGGCAGCAAAAATAATTCTCAAAAGAGAGGTTGAAGATGAAAGATTTTCTGTGTGA